The Falco cherrug isolate bFalChe1 chromosome 6, bFalChe1.pri, whole genome shotgun sequence genome window below encodes:
- the LRATD1 gene encoding protein LRATD1, which produces MGNQLDRITHLNYSELPTGDPSGIEKDELRVGVAYFFSDEEEDLDERGQPDKYSVKGSGSPGQETPTHHLHHQLVLNETQFSAFRGQECIFSKVSSGPQAGDLSVYSVSALPALCKPGDLLELLYLGPSEHPPPHWAVYVGSGQIIHLHQGQIRQDSLYEAAAGNVGRVVNSWYRFRPLVAELVVQNACGHLGLKSDEICWTNSESFAAWCRFGKREFKAGGELQAAAGTQHQQQYYLKIHLAENKVHTVRFHSLEDLIREKRRIDASGKLRVIKDLAIVDEKE; this is translated from the coding sequence ATGGGAAATCAACTGGATCGCATCACCCACCTGAATTACAGCGAGCTGCCGACCGGGGACCCCTCGGGGATTGAGAAAGACGAGCTGCGCGTCGGGGTGGCTTACTTCTTTTCGGATGAGGAGGAGGACCTGGACGAGCGAGGCCAGCCAGACAAGTACAGCGTGAAGGGCTccggcagccctggccaggagACGCCcacccaccacctccaccaTCAGCTGGTGCTGAACGAGACCCAGTTCTCCGCTTTCCGCGGCCAGGAATGCATCTTCTCCAAGGTCAGCAGCGgcccccaggctggggaccTCAGCGTCTACTCGGTgtcagccctgcctgccctctgcaAGCCCGGggacctgctggagctgctctaCCTGGGGCCGTCGGAGCACCCACCGCCGCACTGGGCGGTGTACGTGGGCAGCGGGCAGATCATCCACCTGCACCAGGGGCAGATCCGCCAGGACAGCTTGTACGAGGCGGCCGCGGGCAACGTGGGCCGGGTGGTGAATAGCTGGTACCGCTTTCGCCCGCTGGTGGCTGAGCTGGTGGTGCAAAACGCCTGCGGGCACCTGGGCTTAAAAAGCGACGAGATCTGCTGGACGAACTCCGAGAGCTTCGCCGCCTGGTGCCGCTTCGGGAAAAGGGAGTTTAAAGCCGGGggggagctgcaggctgctgccggCACCCAGCATCAGCAGCAATACTATCTCAAGATCCACTTGGCAGAGAACAAGGTGCACACGGTGAGGTTCCACAGCCTGGAGGATCTAATACGTGAGAAGCGCAGAATCGATGCCAGTGGCAAACTGAGGGTGATCAAAGACCTGGCGATAGTGGATGAGAAAGAATAG